A single genomic interval of Nostoc commune NIES-4072 harbors:
- a CDS encoding primary-amine oxidase produces MIKRLKRFLWLVIAIIVAISISLGLMGRLTAQQPLISHPLTSLTEAEISTAVSVVKREKTLSEMAAFPLIALQEPDKEEVLKFTPGKAFGRKAFLVIYERSQNKTYEGIVDLTSKTLSSWKEISSVQPAIVVSEYELATQVVKADSRWQKAIRRRGITDFDQVTISCWAPGILSKQEEVTGNRLCRALSYYKGKGWNYYGSPIEGVLATVNLNTGKIASFLDKGNVPFSKENWNYDVKSLGKLLSAPKALKILQPNGASFQINNNEISWQGWKFRYLMHPRSGLVLYQVTHDDGENIRPVLYRASLSEMVVPYGDPNPTWSFRNAFDVGEYNFGLLANTMQLGKEIPENGLLLDAVFANEQGEPYKIPGVIGIYERDRGILWKHYDYNTQHNDVRRSRELVISMTAAVDNYDYSLNWIFHQDGTLEVQNELTGIVLAQGTAAQKQSEDDSYGRLIAKNIFGVNHQHFFNYRLDFDVDGQANSVMEMNVKALPMDEKNPLGNAIAVTETPLTKETAAVRDLDMKSSREWMIVSADKKNTLGAAPGYMLMPGGNSIFFPVEGSNIRQKAEFATHHVWITKYKPAELYAGGDYPNQTQPGQGLPKYIADDESLTGEDIVLWYTMGVTHVPRSEDWPVMPVHQVGFKLVPRGFFSRNPAINLPE; encoded by the coding sequence ATGATTAAGCGGCTAAAGCGTTTTTTGTGGCTAGTTATTGCCATCATTGTCGCCATTTCTATATCACTCGGATTAATGGGAAGATTGACGGCTCAACAGCCTTTGATTTCCCATCCTCTCACTTCGCTAACAGAGGCAGAAATTAGTACAGCCGTTTCGGTCGTCAAAAGAGAAAAAACTTTGAGCGAAATGGCAGCTTTTCCACTGATCGCTTTACAAGAACCAGATAAAGAAGAAGTTCTGAAATTTACACCTGGTAAAGCTTTTGGGCGAAAAGCTTTTTTGGTGATCTATGAGCGATCGCAAAACAAAACTTATGAAGGAATTGTCGATCTAACAAGCAAAACCTTAAGTTCTTGGAAAGAAATATCCTCTGTTCAACCTGCGATCGTGGTTTCAGAATATGAACTGGCAACTCAGGTAGTTAAAGCCGATTCCCGATGGCAAAAAGCGATACGAAGGCGGGGAATTACTGATTTTGATCAAGTCACAATTAGTTGTTGGGCACCAGGAATCTTAAGTAAACAGGAAGAAGTAACAGGTAATCGTCTGTGTCGAGCTTTATCTTACTACAAAGGCAAAGGCTGGAACTATTACGGTAGTCCCATTGAAGGAGTCTTAGCAACAGTCAATTTAAACACGGGTAAAATCGCCAGTTTCCTTGACAAGGGAAACGTACCTTTCTCTAAAGAAAACTGGAACTATGATGTAAAATCTTTAGGCAAATTACTTTCAGCACCTAAAGCATTAAAGATTCTGCAACCAAATGGTGCAAGTTTCCAAATTAATAATAATGAAATTAGCTGGCAAGGTTGGAAGTTTAGGTATTTAATGCATCCCCGTAGTGGATTGGTACTATACCAAGTGACACACGACGATGGGGAAAATATTCGACCAGTTTTATACCGCGCTAGCCTATCGGAAATGGTAGTTCCTTACGGCGATCCAAATCCTACTTGGTCGTTTAGGAATGCATTTGATGTTGGAGAATACAACTTTGGTTTACTAGCAAATACGATGCAGTTAGGTAAAGAAATTCCTGAAAACGGTCTTTTGCTGGATGCTGTATTTGCTAATGAGCAGGGAGAACCTTATAAAATACCAGGAGTTATCGGTATCTATGAACGCGATCGCGGAATACTATGGAAACATTATGATTACAATACTCAGCATAATGATGTCCGTCGCAGTCGAGAATTAGTGATATCGATGACTGCGGCTGTTGATAATTATGATTACAGCCTTAATTGGATCTTTCACCAGGATGGGACTTTGGAAGTCCAAAATGAACTAACAGGTATCGTGCTGGCGCAGGGAACGGCTGCCCAAAAGCAATCTGAGGATGACTCTTATGGTCGGCTAATCGCTAAGAATATCTTCGGAGTAAATCATCAGCACTTTTTCAACTACCGCCTAGATTTCGATGTCGATGGACAGGCTAATTCTGTGATGGAAATGAATGTGAAAGCTTTACCGATGGATGAGAAAAATCCTCTAGGAAATGCGATCGCAGTTACAGAAACCCCACTCACAAAAGAAACGGCTGCTGTCCGCGATTTGGATATGAAAAGCAGTCGGGAATGGATGATTGTTAGTGCAGATAAGAAAAATACGCTAGGGGCTGCACCTGGATATATGCTGATGCCTGGTGGAAACTCCATATTTTTCCCTGTGGAAGGCTCAAACATCCGTCAAAAGGCAGAATTTGCGACTCACCATGTCTGGATAACAAAATATAAACCTGCTGAACTCTATGCTGGCGGCGATTATCCAAACCAGACTCAACCAGGACAGGGTTTACCTAAATATATTGCAGACGATGAATCTTTGACGGGTGAAGATATCGTGCTGTGGTACACAATGGGCGTAACTCATGTTCCGCGATCGGAAGATTGGCCTGTGATGCCTGTTCACCAAGTTGGCTTTAAGCTAGTACCTAGAGGATTCTTTAGCCGTAATCCAGCGATTAATTTACCAGAGTAA
- a CDS encoding peptidylprolyl isomerase, whose protein sequence is MNFPEINIPGDGTLHARLITSLGQIIVRLEEDKTPNTVKNFVGLATGTIDWKDPKTGQSQKGTPAYDGVRFHRVIPDFMIQCGDPLARYPDMANRWGTGGPGYQFEDEFHPELKHSSAGILSMANAGRGTNGSQWFITEGPTPHLDRKHSVFGKVVEGMDIVNRIANVPTTRDRPNQDVVLEKVEIFRQ, encoded by the coding sequence ATGAATTTTCCAGAAATTAATATTCCCGGTGATGGCACACTGCACGCTCGTTTAATTACTTCCTTGGGCCAAATTATAGTTCGTTTGGAGGAAGACAAAACCCCCAACACCGTCAAAAATTTTGTAGGTTTAGCAACCGGTACAATCGACTGGAAAGACCCTAAGACAGGTCAATCTCAGAAAGGGACTCCTGCCTATGATGGAGTTCGCTTTCACCGAGTCATCCCTGATTTTATGATTCAGTGTGGCGATCCCCTGGCTCGTTATCCAGATATGGCCAACCGTTGGGGTACTGGTGGGCCAGGATATCAATTTGAAGATGAGTTTCATCCTGAATTGAAACACTCTAGTGCGGGTATCCTCTCAATGGCAAATGCAGGACGCGGTACTAATGGTTCGCAGTGGTTTATTACAGAAGGGCCAACGCCTCATCTTGACCGCAAACACAGTGTTTTTGGTAAAGTTGTCGAAGGTATGGATATAGTCAACCGCATCGCCAATGTGCCTACGACTAGAGATCGTCCAAACCAAGACGTAGTGTTAGAAAAAGTAGAAATTTTTCGGCAGTAA
- the bchB gene encoding ferredoxin:protochlorophyllide reductase (ATP-dependent) subunit B → MKLAYWMYAGPAHIGTLRIASSFKNVHAIMHAPIGDDYFNVMRSMLSRERDFTPVTTSVVDRNVLARGSQEKVVDNITRKDAEEHPDLIVLTPTCTSSILQEDLHNFVERAQLEAKGDVMLADVNHYRYNELQAADRTLDQIVQYYIEKARRRGELAEGKTAKPSVNIIGTTTLGFHNNHDCTELKRLMADLGIEVNTLIPEGASVNDLKKMSQAWFNLVPYRELGLTTARYLEEQFGTPYIDITPMGVVETARCIRKIQQVINAQGAEVDYEDFINEQTLHVSQAAWFSRSIDCQNLTGKKAVVFGDNTHAAAITKILAREMGIHVVWAGTYCKYDADWFREQVSEYCDEVLISEDHGEIGDAIARVEPSAIFGTQMERHVGKRLDIPCGVIAAPIHVQNFPIGYKPFMGYEGTNQITDLIYNSFTLGMEDHLLEIFGGHDTKEVITRGISADSDLNWTKDGQAELNKIPGFVRGKVKRNTEKFARDRGFKEINAEVLYAAKEAVGA, encoded by the coding sequence ATGAAATTGGCTTACTGGATGTATGCAGGCCCAGCCCACATCGGCACTCTGCGAATCGCTAGCTCTTTTAAAAATGTCCATGCGATCATGCACGCCCCCATTGGCGACGACTACTTTAACGTCATGCGCTCCATGCTATCGCGGGAAAGGGATTTTACTCCGGTAACAACTAGTGTCGTCGATCGCAACGTTTTGGCACGCGGCTCCCAAGAGAAGGTAGTAGATAACATCACTCGCAAGGATGCTGAGGAACACCCAGATTTGATTGTGTTAACTCCCACCTGCACCTCCAGCATTTTGCAAGAGGATTTACACAACTTTGTCGAACGGGCGCAGTTGGAAGCGAAAGGAGACGTAATGCTGGCGGATGTGAACCACTACCGCTACAACGAATTGCAAGCCGCCGATCGCACTTTGGATCAAATCGTCCAATACTACATTGAGAAAGCCCGGAGGCGGGGTGAATTGGCTGAGGGTAAAACTGCGAAACCCTCGGTGAACATTATCGGTACTACTACCCTTGGTTTCCACAACAATCACGACTGCACAGAACTGAAACGGTTGATGGCTGACTTGGGAATTGAGGTAAATACCTTAATTCCCGAAGGTGCTTCGGTGAATGACTTGAAGAAGATGTCCCAAGCCTGGTTTAACCTGGTGCCTTACCGTGAACTCGGTTTGACCACAGCGCGTTACCTGGAAGAACAATTCGGCACACCTTATATAGACATTACTCCAATGGGTGTAGTGGAAACTGCCCGTTGTATTCGTAAGATTCAGCAGGTAATTAACGCTCAAGGTGCAGAAGTTGACTATGAAGACTTCATCAATGAGCAAACCCTGCATGTATCTCAGGCTGCTTGGTTCTCCCGTTCAATTGACTGTCAAAACTTGACTGGCAAAAAAGCTGTAGTCTTTGGTGACAACACCCACGCCGCCGCCATTACCAAGATTTTGGCGCGAGAAATGGGAATTCATGTTGTTTGGGCTGGAACCTACTGTAAATATGATGCCGACTGGTTCCGCGAACAGGTTAGCGAGTATTGCGATGAAGTGCTAATTTCCGAAGATCATGGTGAAATTGGGGATGCGATCGCTCGTGTCGAACCCTCTGCCATTTTCGGTACTCAAATGGAACGCCACGTTGGTAAACGTTTGGATATTCCCTGCGGCGTAATTGCTGCACCAATCCACGTCCAAAACTTCCCCATTGGTTACAAACCATTTATGGGTTACGAAGGCACGAATCAGATTACCGATTTGATCTATAATTCTTTCACTTTGGGAATGGAAGATCACCTATTAGAAATCTTCGGTGGTCATGATACCAAAGAAGTTATTACTAGGGGAATTTCTGCTGATTCTGATTTGAATTGGACAAAAGATGGTCAAGCAGAATTGAATAAGATTCCTGGATTTGTGCGCGGTAAAGTGAAGCGTAATACTGAGAAATTTGCCCGCGATCGCGGTTTCAAAGAAATAAACGCTGAGGTATTGTACGCTGCCAAGGAAGCCGTCGGAGCTTAA
- a CDS encoding type II toxin-antitoxin system Phd/YefM family antitoxin encodes MSNQTNLTDARNNLAELCAQVVADREVVIITRQEGESVALIAVEELDSLLETSHLLRSPKNAIRLLTALERAKARTLKPQSINELRQELGVDEEKEG; translated from the coding sequence ATGTCCAACCAGACAAACTTGACTGATGCTCGTAACAACCTAGCCGAACTCTGCGCTCAAGTAGTTGCAGATAGAGAAGTGGTAATTATCACTCGACAAGAAGGCGAAAGCGTTGCCCTAATTGCTGTTGAAGAACTAGATAGTTTACTAGAAACATCTCATTTACTTCGTTCACCTAAAAATGCAATCCGTCTGTTAACTGCTTTGGAAAGAGCAAAAGCTAGAACTTTAAAACCTCAAAGTATCAACGAACTACGTCAGGAGTTGGGTGTTGACGAAGAAAAAGAAGGATGA
- a CDS encoding Txe/YoeB family addiction module toxin: MTKKKKDETQPQENKVRDAVFHPEFREDLAYWVETNRKTALRAFNLVEAIMRDPFTGIGKPEPLKYLDSDAWSRRLTQEHRIVYLVSDDRIDFLQARYHY, from the coding sequence TTGACGAAGAAAAAGAAGGATGAAACCCAACCCCAAGAAAATAAAGTTCGAGATGCTGTATTTCATCCAGAATTTCGGGAAGACCTCGCCTATTGGGTAGAGACAAACCGCAAAACAGCGCTTCGCGCTTTTAACTTGGTTGAAGCGATTATGCGAGATCCTTTTACAGGTATTGGGAAACCTGAACCATTGAAATACTTAGATTCAGATGCTTGGTCGCGGCGACTTACTCAAGAACACCGGATTGTTTATCTAGTAAGTGATGACCGAATTGATTTTCTTCAAGCTCGATATCACTACTGA
- a CDS encoding tetratricopeptide repeat protein, which translates to MSDRSHSTQSEKDWVELTVILQRIQQSLVTWFERQPYDSKWGTSASIATFLSFAAVWCELSNGFRIATSIDRSKGEELAKACFQIVLQILRTFAHREYFPLYGGVFAFFGRDALRDAIAYLDTPLKEVEGTQEKARILTLLGYSQFILGKYPEANSFHQEALEIARQAGDQPCEIANLNHNSCVCVAQKDYSQAINYSQRALILARQAGERLGEAHALATLGYSEVFAAQQMERIEPDVYEQAIEYLHRGLELSEKLSDSRFGISLAARQTQALCYISLGIAHVALEKPQAAVEYLEKGSEAVQFSSDKYLQGLNFLYLAESYYNLNNYEKAVYNSCLGMYLLEQIAAMEWRQAAGLLTILQSKLGDETVQQLIVKYRTNIIKFIGVDGYDYLPQLLEKYKRSH; encoded by the coding sequence TTGAGCGATCGCTCACATTCCACCCAATCTGAAAAAGACTGGGTGGAGTTGACAGTAATTCTCCAAAGAATACAGCAAAGTTTGGTGACTTGGTTTGAAAGACAACCTTATGATTCCAAATGGGGTACATCTGCGTCCATTGCCACTTTTCTCAGTTTCGCTGCAGTTTGGTGCGAGTTATCTAATGGTTTCCGTATCGCTACCAGTATCGATCGCAGCAAAGGCGAAGAATTAGCGAAAGCCTGTTTTCAGATCGTCTTACAAATTCTCAGAACTTTTGCCCATCGCGAATACTTTCCCCTTTACGGCGGAGTTTTTGCCTTTTTCGGTAGGGATGCGCTGCGAGATGCCATCGCTTATTTGGATACACCACTAAAAGAAGTGGAAGGTACTCAAGAAAAAGCGCGGATACTAACGCTGTTGGGCTATTCCCAGTTTATTTTAGGTAAATATCCAGAGGCTAACTCATTTCACCAGGAAGCCTTAGAAATTGCCCGCCAAGCCGGGGATCAACCCTGTGAAATTGCCAATCTCAACCACAATAGCTGTGTTTGCGTTGCTCAAAAAGATTATTCTCAGGCGATTAACTACAGCCAGAGGGCGTTAATTTTGGCTCGTCAAGCAGGCGAACGCTTAGGAGAAGCTCACGCCTTGGCAACTTTAGGCTATAGCGAAGTGTTTGCGGCACAGCAGATGGAACGCATAGAACCAGATGTCTATGAACAAGCAATAGAATACTTGCACCGAGGTTTGGAATTGTCAGAAAAATTGAGTGATTCACGATTTGGTATCAGCTTGGCGGCTCGCCAAACTCAAGCCCTTTGTTACATCAGTCTTGGTATTGCTCACGTCGCCTTAGAAAAACCTCAAGCTGCTGTAGAATACCTAGAAAAAGGCAGTGAGGCGGTGCAGTTTTCTAGTGATAAATATCTGCAAGGGCTGAACTTTTTGTATCTGGCGGAAAGTTACTACAACCTGAATAATTATGAAAAAGCTGTATACAATAGCTGTCTAGGGATGTATTTATTAGAGCAAATTGCTGCGATGGAATGGCGGCAAGCGGCTGGGTTATTAACAATTTTACAGAGTAAATTAGGAGATGAAACCGTACAGCAATTAATAGTAAAGTACCGAACTAACATCATTAAATTTATTGGCGTGGACGGTTATGATTACTTGCCGCAATTGCTAGAAAAATACAAGCGATCGCACTAA
- a CDS encoding plasmid replication protein, CyRepA1 family, which produces MHLHYYLHPQHLEELVKSSGIDLHLVQLNFKSLQGVTAFEYLLISELLPRTNTGMVKSSWLQRYTHITEGGWWCSGLDPLNNWQMMEWGCFKPNQPRQNHNGKSIKYEHPPSTPTRVFCLRVTLQVWQQVAGRYNLVMPDNITITADGEAEGFWQWVMQHNIPLILCEGVKKAATLLTQGYVAIAIPGITSGYRVVKDEFGKVTRRQLIPDLAAFAITKRSFYICFDFETQPKTIAAVNNAISQLGCLFQQKNCTVKVIELPGIEKGVDEFIVAKGATSFDKVYRQSVDLEIYLAQSKPHTELSIPVALTLNRPYISEIPFPTSGLVGVKSAKGTGKTTALQAVVQQAKVRNQPVLLITHRILLGRFLCEKIGIQWGTHKEDGDKRIDKTLTPAPPILRSLFPQQSLGLCVDSIWKLNPENWRGAIVILDEVEQSLWHLLNSNTCKHKRVKILKLFQQLISTVLTTGGLVIAQDADLSDVSLEYLQGLAGIKLTPWVVLNQWKPQHGWDVTFYDSPNPTPLIHQLELDLLAGRKCYVTTDSRAGRYSCETIERYLKERLQKLRRQFPKTLVVSSHTTNTPGHEAVDFIAAINQKISAYDGVFVTPSLGTGISIDVQHFDRVYGIFQGVIPDSEARQALARVRDDVPRVVWCAKRGIGLIGSGSTNYRLLSDWYQENQKENLALLSPLHKIDVDLPLVHDPIHLRTWAKLSARVNASIRLYRQSLQDGLIADGHQIQMRSNAVHNNIIRDLRLAFLATDADDLSTRRRLILEIVKVQKDWAQSRQKAKEIKRKIKDIKQQNQLSIATAVANAKDIDYVEYEQLLVKHSLTDGERNQINKYVLRQRYGVEVTPWLKLQDDHAYYRQLLIHYYLTHESEYFHVRDQQEWHQQLSWGEGKVFLPDLKTYTLKVEAMRALGMLQFLESEREFTESNPDLILLKNIVFQHSKHIKRALGINLVGEKEQVSGIKILSRLLNLLGLKLKRVNEVYQIDLETFYDGREKIFAVWHQRDELMLAHVKSVGYDLPDYSSDWKLEIVQPKAYTAAANILDS; this is translated from the coding sequence ATGCATCTGCACTATTATTTACACCCCCAACACCTTGAAGAATTAGTCAAGAGTAGTGGTATAGACTTACACCTAGTGCAACTCAATTTTAAGTCACTCCAAGGCGTAACAGCTTTTGAGTACCTATTGATTTCTGAGCTACTCCCTCGCACCAATACCGGAATGGTGAAAAGTTCATGGTTGCAGCGTTATACTCATATTACTGAAGGTGGTTGGTGGTGTTCTGGGCTAGACCCTTTGAATAATTGGCAAATGATGGAATGGGGATGCTTTAAGCCAAACCAACCCCGACAGAATCACAATGGTAAGTCCATCAAATACGAGCATCCCCCCAGCACGCCAACGCGGGTGTTTTGTTTGCGGGTAACGCTGCAAGTGTGGCAGCAAGTTGCTGGACGTTACAATCTGGTCATGCCTGACAATATCACCATTACTGCTGATGGTGAAGCTGAAGGCTTTTGGCAATGGGTGATGCAACATAATATTCCCCTGATTCTATGTGAGGGTGTGAAAAAAGCAGCCACACTTTTAACGCAAGGATATGTAGCTATTGCCATTCCTGGAATTACCAGTGGTTATCGGGTTGTTAAAGATGAATTTGGCAAAGTTACCCGTCGTCAGTTAATTCCTGATTTAGCAGCGTTTGCAATTACAAAACGTAGTTTTTATATTTGCTTTGATTTTGAAACTCAACCTAAAACAATTGCTGCTGTAAATAACGCCATTTCTCAACTTGGTTGTTTATTCCAGCAAAAAAATTGCACTGTTAAAGTCATCGAACTCCCAGGAATAGAAAAAGGAGTTGATGAATTTATCGTTGCCAAAGGTGCAACTAGTTTTGATAAAGTTTATCGCCAAAGTGTTGATTTAGAAATTTATTTAGCTCAAAGCAAACCCCACACCGAGTTAAGCATTCCTGTGGCTCTCACATTGAATCGCCCTTATATAAGTGAAATACCTTTCCCCACTTCTGGATTAGTAGGAGTCAAATCAGCAAAAGGAACAGGTAAAACTACAGCACTACAAGCTGTTGTTCAGCAAGCAAAAGTTAGAAATCAACCTGTTTTATTAATTACTCATAGAATCCTACTAGGAAGATTTTTGTGTGAGAAAATTGGTATTCAATGGGGAACACATAAAGAAGATGGGGATAAAAGGATTGATAAAACACTTACCCCTGCTCCTCCCATCCTCCGTTCACTCTTTCCACAGCAATCCCTTGGACTATGTGTTGATTCTATTTGGAAACTTAATCCTGAAAATTGGCGGGGAGCAATAGTAATTCTGGATGAAGTAGAGCAGTCTTTGTGGCATCTATTAAACAGTAATACTTGTAAGCACAAGCGTGTAAAAATATTAAAATTATTCCAGCAACTAATTTCCACAGTGTTAACAACTGGGGGATTAGTAATTGCCCAAGATGCTGATTTATCAGATGTTTCACTTGAATATTTACAGGGATTAGCAGGAATTAAATTAACGCCTTGGGTAGTTCTCAATCAATGGAAGCCTCAGCATGGTTGGGATGTAACTTTTTATGATTCGCCGAACCCAACACCGCTAATTCACCAACTGGAATTGGATTTACTTGCTGGACGTAAATGTTATGTGACTACCGATAGCCGCGCTGGGCGTTACAGTTGCGAAACAATTGAACGTTATCTCAAAGAACGCTTACAAAAATTACGAAGGCAATTTCCCAAAACTTTAGTAGTTAGTAGCCACACTACAAATACACCTGGCCACGAAGCGGTTGATTTTATCGCAGCAATCAATCAAAAAATCTCTGCTTATGACGGCGTTTTTGTTACCCCTAGTCTTGGTACAGGAATTAGTATTGATGTCCAACATTTCGACCGAGTTTATGGCATTTTTCAAGGGGTAATTCCTGATTCGGAAGCAAGACAAGCATTAGCAAGAGTGCGGGATGATGTGCCGCGTGTTGTCTGGTGCGCTAAACGAGGTATTGGCTTAATTGGTAGTGGTAGTACAAATTATCGCTTGCTATCTGATTGGTATCAAGAAAACCAGAAAGAAAACTTAGCTTTGCTTAGTCCACTGCATAAAATAGATGTGGATTTACCTTTAGTTCATGACCCGATTCATTTGCGAACTTGGGCCAAGTTATCTGCACGGGTAAATGCTTCTATTCGCCTCTACCGTCAATCGCTGCAAGATGGTTTGATTGCTGATGGGCATCAAATTCAGATGCGGAGTAATGCTGTTCACAATAATATTATTCGAGATTTACGCCTTGCGTTTTTGGCAACTGACGCTGATGATTTATCTACTCGCAGAAGATTAATTTTAGAAATTGTCAAAGTTCAAAAAGATTGGGCGCAAAGCCGTCAAAAAGCTAAAGAAATTAAACGCAAAATTAAAGATATTAAGCAGCAAAATCAATTATCGATAGCAACTGCTGTAGCTAATGCTAAAGATATCGATTACGTAGAATATGAGCAGCTATTAGTGAAGCATTCTCTGACTGATGGAGAACGTAACCAAATCAACAAGTATGTTCTCAGGCAAAGGTATGGTGTAGAAGTTACTCCTTGGCTGAAATTGCAGGATGACCACGCATATTATCGTCAATTGTTAATTCATTATTATCTAACTCACGAAAGCGAGTATTTTCACGTTAGAGACCAGCAAGAATGGCATCAGCAATTGTCTTGGGGTGAAGGGAAAGTTTTTCTGCCAGATTTAAAAACTTATACGCTCAAAGTTGAGGCGATGAGAGCTTTGGGAATGCTTCAGTTTCTCGAATCAGAAAGAGAATTTACTGAGAGTAATCCAGATTTAATATTGCTGAAAAATATTGTTTTTCAGCACAGTAAGCATATTAAAAGAGCGCTTGGGATTAACTTAGTCGGGGAGAAAGAGCAGGTTTCGGGAATAAAAATACTCAGCCGACTGTTAAATTTGCTGGGCTTGAAACTAAAGCGGGTAAATGAGGTTTATCAAATCGACCTAGAAACATTCTATGATGGCAGAGAGAAAATATTTGCAGTTTGGCATCAACGGGATGAGTTGATGTTGGCTCATGTTAAGAGTGTTGGCTACGATTTGCCTGATTATTCTTCAGATTGGAAGCTTGAAATTGTACAACCAAAGGCTTATACCGCAGCAGCCAATATCCTTGACAGCTAA
- a CDS encoding DUF2470 domain-containing protein: MSKDFSADISSRICKHMNDDHADAIVLYAKTFGGVTDANAAQMLSIDAQGMDLTAQVNGKAVSVRIQFDHVLADAEDAHQTLIAMVKQARVKAN; encoded by the coding sequence ATGTCTAAAGATTTTTCTGCTGATATTAGTTCACGCATCTGCAAGCACATGAATGATGATCATGCTGATGCCATAGTTCTTTATGCTAAGACTTTTGGTGGTGTAACAGATGCAAATGCAGCACAAATGCTGTCAATTGATGCACAAGGTATGGATTTAACAGCGCAAGTGAATGGGAAAGCTGTGTCAGTTCGCATTCAATTTGATCATGTTTTAGCAGATGCGGAAGATGCCCATCAAACTCTAATTGCGATGGTGAAGCAGGCGCGGGTGAAGGCAAATTAA
- a CDS encoding metallophosphoesterase family protein, translating into MSETSPRRIVIGDVHGHYEGLMTLLEAIAPTSDDQIYFLGDLIDRGPHSSQVVNFVKRHNYSCLLGNHEQMLLNILTNDRISSPTMQAWLYSGGQATVASYHEASIPDDHLDWFKSLPTYLDLGDIWLTHAGVDPSKSVTEQTADQLCWIREEFHSIEKPYFPDKLIIIGHTITFTLPGVSPGKLAQGEGWLDIDTGAYHPRSGWLTGLDVTNNLVYQVNIFKDYLRTLPLEDVVIRIDPAKIKVDRRNKN; encoded by the coding sequence ATGAGCGAAACTAGCCCCAGACGAATTGTAATTGGGGATGTACATGGTCACTATGAAGGTTTGATGACATTGTTGGAGGCGATCGCCCCCACGTCAGACGATCAAATCTATTTTCTGGGAGACTTAATTGATCGTGGGCCTCATAGTTCACAAGTAGTCAATTTTGTCAAGCGACATAACTACTCATGTTTGCTGGGAAATCATGAGCAGATGTTATTAAACATTCTGACCAATGACAGAATTTCCTCCCCGACGATGCAAGCATGGCTGTACAGTGGAGGGCAAGCTACCGTAGCCAGTTACCACGAGGCATCAATTCCTGATGACCATCTGGATTGGTTTAAGAGTTTGCCTACATATCTCGACTTGGGGGATATTTGGTTAACTCATGCTGGTGTTGACCCTTCCAAGTCTGTAACAGAACAAACTGCCGATCAACTGTGCTGGATACGAGAAGAATTTCACAGCATTGAAAAACCCTACTTCCCAGATAAGCTCATTATCATCGGTCATACCATTACCTTTACTCTGCCGGGTGTTTCTCCTGGTAAACTGGCACAAGGAGAGGGATGGCTAGACATAGATACTGGCGCTTATCATCCCCGGAGTGGCTGGTTGACTGGACTAGATGTCACAAATAACCTGGTTTATCAAGTTAATATTTTTAAAGACTATCTCCGTACCTTGCCCTTAGAAGATGTAGTGATCAGAATTGATCCAGCTAAAATCAAAGTCGATCGCCGCAATAAGAATTGA